From Polypterus senegalus isolate Bchr_013 chromosome 15, ASM1683550v1, whole genome shotgun sequence, the proteins below share one genomic window:
- the sall3b gene encoding sal-like protein 3b isoform X2, translating into MSRRKQAKPQHLKSDEEPSLAEVLSENAPSGEGVDDADSGNESRSGSEETHVCEKCCAEFFKWPDFLEHQKNCTKNPLVLIVNEDEATPETEEFPAEPSPTPSCTSDPAESEVAEEASVTAEGNESSEVVKTNETEDEPMEVVASPEKATYQDPVPSEPAASLPQIPHPPSMTNYTMPNTNVTLETLQSTRVAVAQFSQSTRSGASSGVTTMAIPMILDQLMALQQQQIHQLQLIEQIRSQVSMMNRQPMQSSLSTPSASQGASVTATSQLQLPSFIAPPLHQLPAVVPSAVPGQSPSSIQSVMENTQQQVSQPVPGSTNQVKAPNTALPVESSLPPSTCNIVPSLVTPCTITSTNNSSSQPRNASTPPAIGHGSLLSPSSSLPLLPQSSSSSVIFPNPLVSIAATANALDPLSALMKHRKGKPPNVSVFDTKPSSEDPFFKHKCRFCAKVFGSDSALQIHLRSHTGERPFKCNICGNRFSTKGNLKVHFQRHKEKYPHIQMNPYPVPEYLDNVPTSSGIPYGMSLPPEKPVTTWLDSKPVLPTVSNSVGLHLPPTIPGVGSYSDSPSITPLSRSPQRPSPASSECASLSPNLNNAESIAPVMSESPQPVPVSAPLPPVLKTEGIQLPASCSAKTGDNVTTAAPGILSSAVTTTMATSTSMALITEPSTPPTSLSNSILPVASDQFKAKFPFGGLLDSMQTSETSKLQQLVENIDKKMTDPNQCLICHRVLSCQSALKMHYRIHTGERPFKCKICGRAFTTKGNLKTHFGVHRAKPPLRVQHSCPICQKKFTNAVVLQQHIRMHMGGQIPNTPLPEGFQDSMDTDLSFDEKSIDAMSNYDDENMDENSMEEDVDLKEMESDSFKPLLSYSTSSPNSPPSVISSITALENQMKMIDSTMGLHHPFGLKSIENGCLESDHLTNDSSSAVGDLESQSAGSPAMSESSNSMQALSPAHSNSESHRSKSPVFNSQEEIQETLAIVKSEKADSLSPAPENGGALDLTATHPGRPIIKEEAPFSMVFLSRERGSHGNSHVE; encoded by the exons CACCCTCAGGGGAAGGAGTGGATGATGCAGACAGTGGGAACGAGAGCAGAAGTGGCAGTGAAGAAACGCACGTCTGTGAAAAGTGCTGCGCTGAGTTCTTCAAGTGGCCCGACTTCCTGGAGCATCAGAAGAACTGCACCAAAAACCCCCTGGTGCTGATTGTGAACGAGGACGAGGCCACCCCAGAAACGGAAGAGTTCCCAGCCGAGCCATCGCCGACTCCGAGTTGCACGAGCGACCCCGCCGAAAGCGAGGTGGCGGAAGAAGCAAGCGTGACCGCAGAAGGAAACGAAAGTTCTGAGGTAGTAAAGACAAACGAAACGGAAGATGAGCCCATGGAGGTCGTAGCCTCCCCTGAAAAAGCAACATACCAGGATCCAGTTCCTAGCGAACCTGCTGCTTCTCTACCTCAGATACCTCATCCACCTTCCATGACAAACTATACCATGCCAAACACTAATGTGACTTTAGAGACATTACAGAGCACTAGAGTAGCAGTTGCCCAGTTTTCCCAGAGCACCAGATCAGGAGCGAGCTCGGGGGTGACCACAATGGCCATCCCCATGATACTTGATCAGCTAATGGCCCTTCAGCAGCAACAGATTCACCAGTTGCAGCTCATTGAACAGATCCGCAGCCAGGTGTCCATGATGAATCGACAGCCCATGCAGTCATCTCTAAGTACGCCTTCTGCTTCCCAAGGGGCTTCTGTGACAGCCACCAGTCAGCTGCAACTCCCAAGCTTCATTGCTCCCCCGCTGCATCAGTTGCCAGCTGTAGTGCCGTCAGCTGTTCCGGGACAGAGTCCTAGTTCCATCCAGTCAGTTATGGAGAACACTCAGCAGCAGGTCTCACAACCCGTCCCTGGCTCAACTAACCAAGTCAAGGCGCCTAATACGGCTCTCCCGGTTGAGTCGAGCTTGCCTCCGTCCACCTGTAATATAGTACCCTCCCTAGTGACCCCCTGCACCATCACCAGTACTAATAACAGCTCGTCACAGCCAAGAAATGCTTCGACTCCTCCTGCAATTGGACACGGAAGCCTCCTCAGCCCATCTTCCAGCTTGCCACTACTACCTCAGAGCTCCTCAAGTAGTGTCATCTTCCCTAATCCTTTAGTCAGCATCGCCGCAACCGCCAATGCACTGGATCCCCTCTCGGCACTCATGAAGCACCGCAAGGGAAAGCCACCCAACGTGTCAGTTTTTGACACAAAGCCCAGCTCCGAAGACCCGTTCTTCAAGCATAAATGCAGATTCTGCGCCAAGGTCTTTGGAAGCGACAGCGCTTTGCAGATCCACCTGCGCTCTCATACTGGGGAGAGGCCCTTTAAGTGTAACATTTGCGGAAACCGGTTTTCCACCAAGGGCAATTTGAAAGTTCACTTCCAGAGACATAAAGAGAAATATCCTCACATTCAGATGAATCCCTACCCAGTACCAGAATACCTCGATAACGTACCTACTAGCTCTGGCATCCCTTACGGGATGTCTTTGCCTCCTGAAAAACCAGTGACCACGTGGCTGGATAGCAAGCCTGTCCTACCAACCGTTTCAAACTCTGTCGGACTTCATTTGCCCCCCACTATTCCAGGGGTAGGCAGTTACAGTGACTCTCCAAGTATCACTCCTTTAAGCAGATCACCACAAAGGCCCTCTCCTGCTTCAAGTGAATGTGCTTCTTTGTCTCCAAATCTTAATAACGCAGAATCGATTGCTCCAGTCATGTCCGAATCCCCACAGCCAGTCCCTGTAAGCGCGCCACTTCCTCCTGTCCTGAAAACCGAGGGAATACAGTTACCCGCTAGCTGCTCGGCAAAGACAGGGGACAACGTCACCACGGCAGCTCCGGGAATTTTGTCATCTGCTGTTACAACTACGATGGCTACTAGTACTTCGATGGCACTTATCACAGAGCCCAGCACCCCACCCACAAGCCTCTCCAACTCTATACTTCCGGTAGCTTCTGATCAGTTCAAGGCAAAGTTCCCATTCGGTGGTCTGCTAGACTCTATGCAAACCTCAGAAACCTCCAAGCTGCAGCAGCTGGTGGAAAACATTGACAAAAAAATGACCGACCCAAATCAGTGTCTCATCTGTCACCGCGTGCTCAGTTGTCAGAGTGCCTTGAAGATGCACTACCGTATTCACACGGGAGAAAGGCCCTTTAAATGTAAAATCTGCGGCCGTGCCTTTACCACCAAAGGCAACCTGAAAACACACTTTGGGGTTCACCGAGCGAAACCACCGCTGAGGGTCCAGCACTCGTGTCCTATCTGCCAGAAGAAGTTTACGAACGCGGTTGTGTTACAGCAACATATTCGCATGCACATGGGCGGGCAGATTCCAAACACGCCTTTGCCAGAAGGCTTCCAGGACAGCATGGATACAGACTTGTCATTTGACGAAAAGAGCATCGATGCAATGAGCAATTACGATGACGAGAACATGGACGAGAACTCCATGGAAGAAGACGTGGATCTGAAGGAAATGGAAAGCGATTCTTTCAAGCCCCTCCTGTCTTATTCGACCTCCTCACCCAATTCTCCACCTTCTGTGATTTCCAGCATCACCGCTCTGGAGAACCAGATGAAAATGATAGACTCCACTATGGGCCTGCACCATCCTTTTGGACTGAAATCCATCGAAAACGGATGCTTAGAGAGCGATCACTTAACGAATGACTCTTCGTCGGCTGTGGGAGACCTGGAGAGCCAGAGTGCCGGAAGCCCAGCAATGTCCGAGTCCTCTAACTCCATGCAAGCTCTGTCTCCGGCTCATAGCAATTCTGAGAGTCATCGGTCCAAGTCCCCAGTGTTCAACAGTCAAGAAGAAATACAAGAAACCCTTGCGATCGTTAAGTCAGAAAAAGCTGATAGCCTTTCACCTGCACCTGAGAATGGAGGCGCATTAGATCTGACAGCCACCCACCCCGGCAGACCCATCATCAAAGAGGAGGCTCCCTTTAGCATGGTGTTCCTCAGCAGAGAACGTG gtTCACATGGGAACTCACATGTGGAATAA
- the sall3b gene encoding sal-like protein 3b isoform X1 → MSRRKQAKPQHLKSDEEPSLAEVLSENAPSGEGVDDADSGNESRSGSEETHVCEKCCAEFFKWPDFLEHQKNCTKNPLVLIVNEDEATPETEEFPAEPSPTPSCTSDPAESEVAEEASVTAEGNESSEVVKTNETEDEPMEVVASPEKATYQDPVPSEPAASLPQIPHPPSMTNYTMPNTNVTLETLQSTRVAVAQFSQSTRSGASSGVTTMAIPMILDQLMALQQQQIHQLQLIEQIRSQVSMMNRQPMQSSLSTPSASQGASVTATSQLQLPSFIAPPLHQLPAVVPSAVPGQSPSSIQSVMENTQQQVSQPVPGSTNQVKAPNTALPVESSLPPSTCNIVPSLVTPCTITSTNNSSSQPRNASTPPAIGHGSLLSPSSSLPLLPQSSSSSVIFPNPLVSIAATANALDPLSALMKHRKGKPPNVSVFDTKPSSEDPFFKHKCRFCAKVFGSDSALQIHLRSHTGERPFKCNICGNRFSTKGNLKVHFQRHKEKYPHIQMNPYPVPEYLDNVPTSSGIPYGMSLPPEKPVTTWLDSKPVLPTVSNSVGLHLPPTIPGVGSYSDSPSITPLSRSPQRPSPASSECASLSPNLNNAESIAPVMSESPQPVPVSAPLPPVLKTEGIQLPASCSAKTGDNVTTAAPGILSSAVTTTMATSTSMALITEPSTPPTSLSNSILPVASDQFKAKFPFGGLLDSMQTSETSKLQQLVENIDKKMTDPNQCLICHRVLSCQSALKMHYRIHTGERPFKCKICGRAFTTKGNLKTHFGVHRAKPPLRVQHSCPICQKKFTNAVVLQQHIRMHMGGQIPNTPLPEGFQDSMDTDLSFDEKSIDAMSNYDDENMDENSMEEDVDLKEMESDSFKPLLSYSTSSPNSPPSVISSITALENQMKMIDSTMGLHHPFGLKSIENGCLESDHLTNDSSSAVGDLESQSAGSPAMSESSNSMQALSPAHSNSESHRSKSPVFNSQEEIQETLAIVKSEKADSLSPAPENGGALDLTATHPGRPIIKEEAPFSMVFLSRERGPSQSTPSLVTSTAPSMIKIEVNGHSKPISLSEGPLLPVGIQVPAAPQTAMSPGIAPMLAPPPPRRTPKQHNCNSCGKNFSSASALQIHERTHTGEKPFGCSICGRAFTTKGNLKVHMGTHMWNNAPARRGRRLSVENPMALLGGDAMKFTEIFQKDLAARAMNVDPSFWNQYAAAITNGLAMKNNEISVIQNGGIPQLPVSLGGGSIPSLTNLTSGMERARTGSSPPMTSLDKTSIDVGVNRPFSRFIEDNKEIGIN, encoded by the exons CACCCTCAGGGGAAGGAGTGGATGATGCAGACAGTGGGAACGAGAGCAGAAGTGGCAGTGAAGAAACGCACGTCTGTGAAAAGTGCTGCGCTGAGTTCTTCAAGTGGCCCGACTTCCTGGAGCATCAGAAGAACTGCACCAAAAACCCCCTGGTGCTGATTGTGAACGAGGACGAGGCCACCCCAGAAACGGAAGAGTTCCCAGCCGAGCCATCGCCGACTCCGAGTTGCACGAGCGACCCCGCCGAAAGCGAGGTGGCGGAAGAAGCAAGCGTGACCGCAGAAGGAAACGAAAGTTCTGAGGTAGTAAAGACAAACGAAACGGAAGATGAGCCCATGGAGGTCGTAGCCTCCCCTGAAAAAGCAACATACCAGGATCCAGTTCCTAGCGAACCTGCTGCTTCTCTACCTCAGATACCTCATCCACCTTCCATGACAAACTATACCATGCCAAACACTAATGTGACTTTAGAGACATTACAGAGCACTAGAGTAGCAGTTGCCCAGTTTTCCCAGAGCACCAGATCAGGAGCGAGCTCGGGGGTGACCACAATGGCCATCCCCATGATACTTGATCAGCTAATGGCCCTTCAGCAGCAACAGATTCACCAGTTGCAGCTCATTGAACAGATCCGCAGCCAGGTGTCCATGATGAATCGACAGCCCATGCAGTCATCTCTAAGTACGCCTTCTGCTTCCCAAGGGGCTTCTGTGACAGCCACCAGTCAGCTGCAACTCCCAAGCTTCATTGCTCCCCCGCTGCATCAGTTGCCAGCTGTAGTGCCGTCAGCTGTTCCGGGACAGAGTCCTAGTTCCATCCAGTCAGTTATGGAGAACACTCAGCAGCAGGTCTCACAACCCGTCCCTGGCTCAACTAACCAAGTCAAGGCGCCTAATACGGCTCTCCCGGTTGAGTCGAGCTTGCCTCCGTCCACCTGTAATATAGTACCCTCCCTAGTGACCCCCTGCACCATCACCAGTACTAATAACAGCTCGTCACAGCCAAGAAATGCTTCGACTCCTCCTGCAATTGGACACGGAAGCCTCCTCAGCCCATCTTCCAGCTTGCCACTACTACCTCAGAGCTCCTCAAGTAGTGTCATCTTCCCTAATCCTTTAGTCAGCATCGCCGCAACCGCCAATGCACTGGATCCCCTCTCGGCACTCATGAAGCACCGCAAGGGAAAGCCACCCAACGTGTCAGTTTTTGACACAAAGCCCAGCTCCGAAGACCCGTTCTTCAAGCATAAATGCAGATTCTGCGCCAAGGTCTTTGGAAGCGACAGCGCTTTGCAGATCCACCTGCGCTCTCATACTGGGGAGAGGCCCTTTAAGTGTAACATTTGCGGAAACCGGTTTTCCACCAAGGGCAATTTGAAAGTTCACTTCCAGAGACATAAAGAGAAATATCCTCACATTCAGATGAATCCCTACCCAGTACCAGAATACCTCGATAACGTACCTACTAGCTCTGGCATCCCTTACGGGATGTCTTTGCCTCCTGAAAAACCAGTGACCACGTGGCTGGATAGCAAGCCTGTCCTACCAACCGTTTCAAACTCTGTCGGACTTCATTTGCCCCCCACTATTCCAGGGGTAGGCAGTTACAGTGACTCTCCAAGTATCACTCCTTTAAGCAGATCACCACAAAGGCCCTCTCCTGCTTCAAGTGAATGTGCTTCTTTGTCTCCAAATCTTAATAACGCAGAATCGATTGCTCCAGTCATGTCCGAATCCCCACAGCCAGTCCCTGTAAGCGCGCCACTTCCTCCTGTCCTGAAAACCGAGGGAATACAGTTACCCGCTAGCTGCTCGGCAAAGACAGGGGACAACGTCACCACGGCAGCTCCGGGAATTTTGTCATCTGCTGTTACAACTACGATGGCTACTAGTACTTCGATGGCACTTATCACAGAGCCCAGCACCCCACCCACAAGCCTCTCCAACTCTATACTTCCGGTAGCTTCTGATCAGTTCAAGGCAAAGTTCCCATTCGGTGGTCTGCTAGACTCTATGCAAACCTCAGAAACCTCCAAGCTGCAGCAGCTGGTGGAAAACATTGACAAAAAAATGACCGACCCAAATCAGTGTCTCATCTGTCACCGCGTGCTCAGTTGTCAGAGTGCCTTGAAGATGCACTACCGTATTCACACGGGAGAAAGGCCCTTTAAATGTAAAATCTGCGGCCGTGCCTTTACCACCAAAGGCAACCTGAAAACACACTTTGGGGTTCACCGAGCGAAACCACCGCTGAGGGTCCAGCACTCGTGTCCTATCTGCCAGAAGAAGTTTACGAACGCGGTTGTGTTACAGCAACATATTCGCATGCACATGGGCGGGCAGATTCCAAACACGCCTTTGCCAGAAGGCTTCCAGGACAGCATGGATACAGACTTGTCATTTGACGAAAAGAGCATCGATGCAATGAGCAATTACGATGACGAGAACATGGACGAGAACTCCATGGAAGAAGACGTGGATCTGAAGGAAATGGAAAGCGATTCTTTCAAGCCCCTCCTGTCTTATTCGACCTCCTCACCCAATTCTCCACCTTCTGTGATTTCCAGCATCACCGCTCTGGAGAACCAGATGAAAATGATAGACTCCACTATGGGCCTGCACCATCCTTTTGGACTGAAATCCATCGAAAACGGATGCTTAGAGAGCGATCACTTAACGAATGACTCTTCGTCGGCTGTGGGAGACCTGGAGAGCCAGAGTGCCGGAAGCCCAGCAATGTCCGAGTCCTCTAACTCCATGCAAGCTCTGTCTCCGGCTCATAGCAATTCTGAGAGTCATCGGTCCAAGTCCCCAGTGTTCAACAGTCAAGAAGAAATACAAGAAACCCTTGCGATCGTTAAGTCAGAAAAAGCTGATAGCCTTTCACCTGCACCTGAGAATGGAGGCGCATTAGATCTGACAGCCACCCACCCCGGCAGACCCATCATCAAAGAGGAGGCTCCCTTTAGCATGGTGTTCCTCAGCAGAGAACGTG GTCCAAGCCAAAGTACTCCTAGCCTGGTCACCAGCACAGCGCCCAGCATGATCAAAATTGAAGTGAATGGTCACAGCAAGCCGATCTCCCTAAGTGAGGGCCCACTCCTTCCGGTTGGTATCCAGGTTCCAGCTGCACCCCAGACAGCGATGAGCCCAGGTATCGCCCCTATGCTGGCACCTCCGCCACCTCGTCGGACACCCAAGCAACACAACTGTAACTCCTGTGGAAAGAACTTCTCCTCAGCAAGTGCTCTGCAGATCCATGAACGCACTCACACGGGTGAAAAACCTTTTGGTTGCTCAATCTGTGGTAGAGCTTTTACCACTAAAGGAAATCTTAAG gtTCACATGGGAACTCACATGTGGAATAACGCTCCTGCCAGACGAGGGCGAAGGCTGTCAGTTGAGAACCCGATGGCGCTGCTAGGTGGCGATGCTATGAAGTTTACTGAGATATTTCAAAAGGATCTGGCGGCCAGGGCCATGAATGTTGACCCAAGCTTCTGGAATCAGTACGCTGCAGCAATCACTAATGGTTTGGCTATGAAGAACAATGAGATATCTGTTATTCAGAATGGAGGTATCCCCCAACTTCCTGTCAGTTTAGGTGGTGGGAGTATTCCTTCTTTAACTAACCTGACAAGTGGAATGGAGAGGGCACGCACTGGTAGCAGCCCACCCATGACTAGCTTGGACAAAACAAGTATAGACGTTGGAGTAAATCGTCCATTTTCTAGATTTATTGAAGACAACAAAGAGATTGGTATAAACTGA